A portion of the Thalassotalea sp. LPB0316 genome contains these proteins:
- a CDS encoding YbgA family protein gives MAKPINIGISACLTGHEVRYDASAKTSHFCVKELGQHVQYRSFCPEVAVGLPVPRPTIRQIRKDDIITVARPDGSGDITDALEEYGKRVAKVAKQFSGFIFTAKSPSCGMERVKVYREDGKGATSDGVGVFAREIMKANPLLPCEENGRLNDPIIRENFVARVFAYRKWQDLVASGLTKHKLIEFHSTFKYTVMSHSQQAYKSLGRLLAGNELSLEELADTYITGLMEALKIKATRKGHANTLQHIQGYFSHHLSKVQREELCQQIEAYRKGLMPLMVPLTLIKHYLLSFPKPYLSKQFYLSPYPEQLKLRYGY, from the coding sequence ATGGCTAAACCTATTAACATTGGTATCAGCGCCTGTTTAACAGGCCATGAAGTGAGATATGATGCAAGCGCAAAAACGTCACACTTTTGCGTCAAAGAGCTTGGTCAGCACGTGCAATACAGAAGCTTTTGCCCTGAAGTTGCCGTAGGTTTACCTGTACCTAGACCAACGATTCGTCAAATCAGAAAAGACGATATCATCACAGTTGCCCGCCCTGATGGCAGTGGTGATATTACCGATGCGTTAGAGGAATACGGTAAGCGCGTTGCAAAAGTGGCCAAGCAATTTAGTGGTTTTATCTTTACTGCCAAGAGCCCAAGTTGTGGCATGGAACGCGTCAAAGTCTATCGCGAAGACGGCAAAGGCGCGACTTCAGATGGTGTTGGTGTGTTTGCCCGCGAAATTATGAAAGCCAATCCACTACTGCCTTGTGAAGAGAATGGTCGGTTAAATGATCCGATTATTCGCGAGAACTTTGTTGCCCGTGTGTTTGCTTATCGCAAATGGCAAGATTTAGTCGCTAGCGGCTTAACTAAACACAAATTGATTGAGTTCCACTCAACGTTTAAGTACACCGTAATGAGCCATTCACAGCAAGCTTACAAATCACTAGGGCGATTGTTGGCAGGCAATGAGCTATCATTAGAAGAGCTAGCCGATACTTACATCACCGGATTGATGGAAGCGTTGAAAATAAAGGCGACTCGCAAGGGCCATGCCAATACCTTGCAGCACATTCAAGGGTATTTTTCGCATCACTTATCCAAAGTTCAACGCGAAGAATTGTGCCAGCAAATTGAGGCCTATCGCAAAGGCTTGATGCCACTAATGGTGCCATTAACATTAATTAAGCATTATTTGTTGTCGTTCCCGAAACCCTATCTGTCGAAGCAGTTTTATTTGTCGCCCTACCCGGAACAACTAAAACTGAGATACGGCTACTAG
- a CDS encoding sigma-70 family RNA polymerase sigma factor, translating to MQIVEHSSQKQQGFSAKVMTKPLSKGKSQSKPIKMNEKTDLAQLTTWLEQVAQHRDKQAFTQLFRFFAPKITNICSQKFNNPQLAGEILQETMTNVWRKAHLFHPEKGAPTTWIYSIMRNASFDLLRKIKAKKEDTLSDDIWPLIEGDQQTEVDYDDHLENQHLMAHIDKLPEAQQQVIRGVYFMELSQEQLSKQLNIPLGTIKSRLRLALAKLKQHMGAEHD from the coding sequence ATGCAAATAGTGGAGCATTCATCTCAAAAACAACAAGGTTTTTCGGCAAAAGTTATGACAAAGCCCTTGTCAAAAGGCAAAAGCCAGAGTAAACCTATAAAGATGAACGAAAAAACAGACTTAGCGCAATTAACAACTTGGCTAGAACAAGTCGCTCAGCACCGAGATAAACAAGCTTTTACCCAATTGTTTAGATTTTTTGCGCCTAAAATCACTAACATCTGCTCGCAAAAATTCAACAACCCGCAACTAGCTGGCGAAATTTTGCAAGAAACCATGACTAACGTTTGGCGAAAGGCCCATTTGTTCCACCCAGAAAAAGGGGCGCCAACCACATGGATTTACTCAATCATGCGCAACGCCAGTTTCGATTTATTACGCAAAATTAAGGCAAAGAAGGAAGACACGTTAAGCGATGACATTTGGCCATTAATTGAAGGTGATCAACAAACCGAAGTAGATTATGACGACCATCTTGAAAATCAACACTTAATGGCGCACATCGACAAACTACCTGAAGCCCAACAACAAGTGATCCGTGGCGTTTACTTTATGGAGCTATCGCAAGAGCAGTTGTCGAAGCAACTCAATATTCCACTTGGCACGATTAAATCAAGATTAAGACTAGCACTGGCGAAGCTCAAGCAACACATGGGAGCAGAACATGATTAA
- a CDS encoding ChrR family anti-sigma-E factor codes for MIKHHPSQELLASYVEAELPVSLSAAIAMHVEMCPVCAEKVATITDERAEISFEVASGKPTDSKLENEAIELDLDAMISAITASDDIEQTKTPEQKTISIKGKNIVLPRAISNIPTTNWSNIGKLSRARLALDEGKVRSSLLNIEPGGSVPEHTHKGYELTLLLSGSFKDDMGEYVAGDFIMLDGEHTHQPVSEEGCLCFTVSDDAQHFTQGINKLLNPIAQFLY; via the coding sequence ATGATTAAACACCACCCTAGCCAAGAATTATTAGCGTCATATGTTGAGGCTGAGTTACCGGTTTCACTATCGGCTGCTATCGCTATGCATGTGGAGATGTGTCCTGTTTGCGCAGAAAAAGTCGCGACAATCACTGATGAACGCGCTGAAATCTCATTTGAGGTGGCTTCTGGTAAACCTACCGATAGTAAGCTCGAAAACGAAGCTATCGAGCTAGATCTCGACGCTATGATCAGTGCGATTACGGCAAGTGACGACATCGAACAGACAAAAACACCAGAACAAAAAACGATATCAATCAAAGGCAAGAATATTGTATTGCCTAGAGCCATCAGTAACATCCCGACCACGAACTGGTCGAATATCGGCAAGTTATCGCGCGCTCGGTTAGCCCTTGATGAAGGTAAAGTGCGCTCTAGCCTACTCAATATAGAGCCCGGTGGCAGCGTACCAGAGCATACCCACAAAGGCTATGAATTGACGTTGTTGTTATCGGGTAGTTTTAAAGATGATATGGGTGAATATGTCGCAGGTGATTTTATTATGCTAGATGGCGAGCACACTCACCAACCCGTGTCGGAAGAGGGCTGTTTATGCTTTACTGTGTCAGACGATGCCCAACACTTTACCCAAGGTATTAATAAGTTACTTAACCCAATTGCTCAATTTCTGTATTAA